From the Ruminiclostridium josui JCM 17888 genome, one window contains:
- a CDS encoding ACT domain-containing protein: MSILPVTSISTVYNVALVAVDNLPNDMVLIAGIFNKIAEEKINIDMISQSPPYKGKINIYFSIPTENIIKVIAILNSFKIRVPNLRIEIDSDSTKISVFGEGMKDKPGVAAKVFSLMAENEIELKLITTSEVDISYLIYEKDADKAIRAIKKEFNL, from the coding sequence ATGTCCATTTTACCAGTTACAAGTATAAGTACAGTATACAATGTAGCATTAGTGGCAGTAGATAATCTTCCAAATGATATGGTTCTCATTGCGGGAATTTTTAATAAAATTGCAGAAGAAAAAATAAATATTGATATGATTAGTCAAAGTCCTCCATATAAAGGGAAAATCAATATTTATTTTAGCATACCTACTGAAAATATAATAAAGGTAATTGCTATTTTAAACTCATTTAAAATAAGGGTTCCCAACCTGCGAATTGAAATAGACTCAGATAGTACCAAAATTAGTGTTTTTGGAGAAGGAATGAAAGATAAACCCGGAGTAGCCGCAAAAGTATTTTCATTAATGGCTGAAAATGAAATCGAATTGAAATTAATTACAACCTCAGAAGTTGATATATCTTATCTAATATACGAAAAGGATGCTGATAAAGCAATTAGAGCAATAAAAAAAGAA
- the dapB gene encoding 4-hydroxy-tetrahydrodipicolinate reductase, translating into MINILLSGCNGKMGQVITRLSDNFPELKISAGFDINNNINNPYPVFTSLADCNVDVDVIIDFSNPKAFTPLVEFAQEKHLPLVLATTGLSTEQVTTLKTSVASRIPVFFSANMSLGVNLLIDLVKKAAKVLEGQFDIEIVEKHHNQKIDAPSGTALAIADAINDSLDEKCEYMYDRHSRRKKRSKKEIGIHAVRGGTIVGDHSVIFAGNDELIEINHTALSKEIFAVGALKASIFLASKKPGLYSMSELISESN; encoded by the coding sequence ATGATTAATATACTATTAAGTGGGTGCAATGGAAAAATGGGTCAGGTTATTACCAGACTTTCTGATAATTTTCCTGAATTAAAGATTTCGGCAGGGTTTGATATCAATAATAATATAAATAACCCATACCCTGTTTTTACATCATTAGCAGACTGTAATGTAGATGTTGATGTAATAATAGATTTTTCAAACCCTAAAGCATTTACACCTTTGGTAGAGTTTGCTCAGGAAAAACATTTACCTCTGGTATTGGCTACTACAGGTTTATCAACTGAGCAAGTTACAACACTAAAAACTTCTGTCGCTAGCAGAATACCGGTTTTTTTCTCTGCTAATATGTCACTTGGAGTAAATTTACTTATTGATTTGGTTAAGAAGGCAGCCAAAGTCCTTGAAGGGCAGTTTGATATAGAGATAGTTGAAAAACATCATAATCAAAAAATAGATGCTCCAAGTGGAACGGCCCTTGCTATAGCAGATGCTATTAATGATTCACTTGATGAAAAATGTGAATATATGTACGACAGACATTCAAGAAGAAAAAAGCGCAGTAAGAAGGAGATTGGTATACATGCAGTGCGCGGAGGCACAATTGTAGGTGATCACTCTGTTATTTTTGCAGGAAACGATGAACTTATAGAGATTAATCACACTGCTTTATCAAAAGAGATATTTGCAGTAGGTGCATTAAAGGCCTCCATATTTCTTGCATCCAAAAAGCCGGGACTGTATTCAATGTCGGAGCTTATTTCTGAAAGCAATTAA
- the dapA gene encoding 4-hydroxy-tetrahydrodipicolinate synthase, with product MKKPIFTGSGVAIITPFTNDGTDYNKLSELIEYQIKEGTDAIIICGTTGEASTMYDDEHKAAIKFTVEKVNGRIPVIAGTGSNHTVHAVALSKYAEEVGADAILTVTPYYNKTTQKGLYEHFKTVANSIKIPVVLYNVPSRTNLNIAPETIQALSKIDNIVAIKECNLSQVGDIINLCGDDITVYSGEDGAIVPFLSMGAKGVISVLANIAPKDTHDIVAKYLSGDVEGSRKLQLKANDLIKALFCEVSPIPIKAAMNLMGMNVGGCRLPLVEMSDKNLEILKTELIKYGLLA from the coding sequence ATGAAAAAGCCAATTTTTACTGGTTCAGGTGTAGCAATTATTACCCCATTTACAAATGACGGTACTGACTACAATAAATTATCGGAACTAATTGAATATCAGATTAAAGAAGGTACTGACGCAATTATTATTTGCGGTACAACAGGTGAAGCATCTACCATGTATGACGATGAACATAAGGCTGCAATCAAATTTACAGTTGAAAAGGTCAACGGAAGAATACCGGTTATTGCCGGAACAGGAAGCAACCACACTGTTCATGCTGTAGCACTTAGTAAATATGCCGAGGAGGTTGGTGCAGATGCTATCCTCACAGTTACCCCATATTATAATAAAACCACTCAAAAGGGTTTATATGAACATTTTAAGACGGTTGCAAACAGCATAAAAATTCCTGTAGTACTTTATAATGTTCCCTCAAGAACTAATCTTAATATAGCTCCTGAAACTATACAGGCTCTCTCAAAGATTGATAATATTGTAGCTATAAAAGAATGTAATCTTTCTCAGGTAGGAGACATCATTAATCTGTGCGGGGATGATATAACAGTTTATTCTGGAGAGGATGGAGCCATAGTGCCATTTTTGTCTATGGGTGCTAAAGGTGTTATATCAGTTTTAGCCAATATTGCACCAAAGGATACACATGATATTGTTGCAAAGTATCTTTCAGGTGATGTTGAAGGCAGTAGAAAACTACAATTAAAAGCTAATGACCTTATTAAGGCATTATTCTGTGAAGTAAGTCCTATACCAATTAAAGCTGCCATGAATCTTATGGGAATGAATGTGGGAGGATGCAGACTGCCATTGGTTGAAATGTCAGATAAAAATCTGGAGATACTTAAAACAGAACTTATAAAGTATGGTTTATTAGCATAA